The Ictidomys tridecemlineatus isolate mIctTri1 chromosome 1, mIctTri1.hap1, whole genome shotgun sequence DNA window ATTTCCACAGAGAGGCATGGCCATCATGAGTCCTGTCTGAATCAGAGAGTTCATGAGGCCTCCCACCCAGGAGGCAATAGCCAGTGCCTGGCAGAAATGAGGGTGCATGATGGTTGTGTAGTGGAGTGGTCGACACACAGCAGCATAGCGGTCAAAGGCCATCACCACCAGGAGCACGGCCTCAATGGAGCCCAAGGCAAGAGTTATGAGGAGCTGGGCCACACACCCTGCATAGCTGATGGTCCTGTCAAGTCCAGAAAGATTGATCAGCAGCTGGGGCACAGTGCTGGTGGTTAAACAGAGGTCCAGGAAGGAGAGGTGGCTGAgaaagaagtacatgggtgtgtgcagTCGAGGTTCCAGTCTTGAGAGAGCAATGATGCTAGTATTGCCAAAGAGTGTCAGAGAgtagaaaattgaaataaaagcaaaaaggatGGGTTCCAGTTGAGGCCAGTCTGAGAAGCCTACCAAAATGAAGCCATCTTTGATACTAGTATTCTTACTTCCCATAGTCTTTTTCTTgcccaaacaacagaaaaaaattgatgcCTCTTCtgaagaaattgaattaaaatattattttcaccaTTCCCTGTGTATACCTACATGTATTCCCTATGTATTCCTAAATCATACATTTTGCTTTACACTTTGCTATTTAGTTCAGTTCTATTCAGTCTTCTATTCCTACTCTTCTCTTCTGTAGTGTGGAGTT harbors:
- the LOC144366532 gene encoding olfactory receptor 2Y1-like: MGSKNTSIKDGFILVGFSDWPQLEPILFAFISIFYSLTLFGNTSIIALSRLEPRLHTPMYFFLSHLSFLDLCLTTSTVPQLLINLSGLDRTISYAGCVAQLLITLALGSIEAVLLVVMAFDRYAAVCRPLHYTTIMHPHFCQALAIASWVGGLMNSLIQTGLMMAMPLCGNQLNHFFCEMPVLLKLACEDTGGTEAKMFVARVIIVAVPAALILVSYAHIAKAVLKLKSMAGCGKALGTCGSHLLVVCLFYGSAIYAYLQPTSSYSESEGKFAALFYTIITPVLNPLIYTLRNKDVKGAFLKVLGRSRD